One Ricinus communis isolate WT05 ecotype wild-type chromosome 1, ASM1957865v1, whole genome shotgun sequence DNA window includes the following coding sequences:
- the LOC8265862 gene encoding charged multivesicular body protein 7 codes for MDSSMVMEFICKEVSDWNEEVIATARFKAFSGQRSDWEPKYQFWRNLILKIARHLGLFTIRPCQVKNEWFNRGGLTPLCLDHVLFLMYTEGDIIRNVDVVDATSGRFSQLYRKVTNLVIRSTTTPDLLLEDNLILTPLLKEKADQVIKLLSENHWTTSCVVTMRKFQDMCGGPNEASVVLSYFSGVGKAQYLSVCKKEFVEGIKVSLSSALVPAISSLDFDVLHLIWTAEKLQQQIDVIDQRYELSRNSALAYLKSGNKKMALRHARDMKLASDSREKCTSLFNRVEEVLNIIADAESTKKVTEAIQIGAQAMKQNKITVEEVDLCLEELEENIDSQKQVEKALESTPSYTVIEDEDIEEEFKKLEMEVGTVDLQSPVPRIGMSSTSGETDNSVSTDSLSDALSNLKLQDALPGDCTDQVPLEATRTNDSKNLTLEAA; via the exons ATGGATTCCAGCATGGTGATGGAATTCATATGCAAAGAAGTCTCTGATTGGAACGAGGAAGTGATAGCCACAGCCAGATTCAAAGCATTTAGTGGGCAAAGATCAGATTGGGAACCTAAATACCAATTTTGGAGGAATTTGATTCTCAAAATTGCACGGCATTTGGGCCTCTTCACTATTCGTCCTTGTCAG GTAAAGAATGAGTGGTTTAATCGAGGAGGATTGACCCCTTTATGTCTTGACCATGTACTG tttctaatGTACACTGAAGGTGATATTATACGAAATGTGGATGTTGTGGATGCTACGAGTGGGCGATTCTCTCAGTTATATAGAAAAGTAACAAACTTGGTGATTAGATCGACCACAACCCCCGATCTACTACTGGAAGATAATCTCATTCTTACACCATTATTGAAG gAAAAAGCTGATCAAGTTATTAAACTTTTATCTGAAAATCATTGGACGACATCATGTGTTGTTACTATGAGGAAGTTTCAGGACATGTGTGGAGGACCAAATGAAGCATCTGTAGTCTTGAGTTACTTTTCTGGAGTTGGGAAAGCACAGTATCTCTCTGTTTGTAAAAAGGAATTTGTAGAG GGCATTAAAGTTTCCCTTTCGTCTGCACTAGTACCTGCCATTTCAAGCTTGGATTTTGATGTCCTGCACTTGATATGGACCGCAGAAAAGCTTCAGCAACAAATTGACGTCATTGACCAGCGTTATGAATT GTCAAGAAATTCAGCATTAGCTTATCTGAAATCTGGAAACAAGAAAATGGCCCTAAGGCATGCTAGGGATATGAAGCTGGCCTCAGATAGTAGAGAAAAATGCACTTCGCTTTTTAACCGAGTAGAGGAAGTTCTTAATATTATTGCCGATGCTGAATCTACAAAGAAG GTAACTGAGGCCATCCAAATTGGAGCTCAAGCAATGAAGCAAAATAAGATAACTGTGGAAGAGGTTGATCTCTGTTTGGAAGAACTTGAGGAGAATATTGATTCACAAAAGCAAGTAGAGAAGGCGCTGg AATCAACTCCATCATACACTGTTATCGAGGATGAAGATATTGAGGAAGAGTTTAAGAAATTAGAGATGGAAGTAGGAACTGTAGACCTTCAATCTCCAGTTCCAAGAATTGGAATGAGCAGCACATCAGGAGAAACAGATAATTCGGTGTCGACTGACTCACTAAGTGATGCTTTGTCAAATCTTAAACTTCAGGATGCTTTACCTGGTGATTGCACAGATCAGGTTCCTCTCGAGGCAACGAGAACCAATGACTCCAAAAATCTCACACTTGAGGCAGCATAG
- the LOC8265861 gene encoding transcription factor MYB61 produces MGRHSCCYKQKLRKGLWSPEEDEKLLRHITKYGHGCWSSVPKQAGLQRCGKSCRLRWINYLRPDLKRGTFSQQEENLIIELHAVLGNRWSQIAAQLPGRTDNEIKNLWNSCLKKKLRQRGIDPVTHKPLSEVENNGEDKSSPTNESQDKELNLLEANNSKTGPNLQEGKSSPVSAQSYQLEGKGSSNSKTISSNTNNSNLMTAAMSNKDFFLERFATSHHEGGSTSNCQPSDLVGHFSLQQLNYSSSNARLATQSIPSLWFTQSSKNFDMNSEFSSCSIPTILPPATNSFLSTSMAFKPSDDPSSLASFQINSSRFWEAGAASNNSNSSSGSSGNGELQSNSSFFENSIFPWGLADCSSTEKEAQNQLIGSQQEEVKWPELIHNPLLMATALQNQNQQSLYNEIKSEAHFLTENSSGMWGQNQQQQQEPFQTSNICPKDIQRLTAAYGHI; encoded by the exons ATGGGGAGGCACTCTTGCTGCTACAAGCAGAAGCTTAGGAAAGGCCTTTGGTCTCctgaagaagatgagaaactatTGAGGCATATTACTAAGTATGGCCATGGTTGCTGGAGCTCTGTCCCCAAGCAAGCTG gTTTACAAAGGTGTGGAAAGAGTTGTAGATTAAGGTGGATTAATTACTTGAGGCCTGATTTAAAGAGAGGTACATTCTCTCAACAGGAAGAGAACCTCATAATTGAGCTCCATGCAGTTCTTGGCAAcag GTGGTCTCAAATTGCAGCACAATTGCCAGGAAGGACTGacaatgaaattaaaaatctctGGAATTCTTgcttaaaaaagaaacttagGCAGAGGGGCATTGACCCTGTTACTCACAAGCCACTTTCGGAGGTTGAAAACAATGGAGAAGACAAGAGTTCGCCCACCAACGAAAGCCAAGATAAGGAACTGAACCTCCTTGAAGCCAATAATTCAAAGACAGGGCCAAATTTACAAGAAGGGAAATCGTCTCCTGTTTCTGCGCAAAGCTACCAATTGGAGGGGAAAGGTTCTTCAAATTCCAAGACCATAAGCAGCAACACAAACAACAGCAATTTGATGACAGCAGCCATGAGCAACAAGGACTTTTTCTTGGAAAGATTTGCAACTTCCCACCATGAAGGAGGCTCCACAAGCAACTGTCAACCTTCAGATTTGGTGGGACATTTCTCTCTTCAGCAATtgaattattcatcatccaaTGCAAGACTCGCAACCCAATCAATTCCGTCCCTTTGGTTCACCCAGTCCAGCAAAAATTTCGACATGAATTCAGAATTCTCTTCTTGTTCGATACCTACTATTCTTCCGCCTGCAACAAATTCATTTCTTTCTACATCTATGGCTTTCAAGCCTTCTGATGATCCTTCCTCATTAGCCTCTTTTCAAATCAATAGTTCACGGTTTTGGGAGGCTGGTGCAGCGAGTAACAATAGCAACAGCAGCAGTGGAAGCAGCGGTAACGGCGAGCTGCAAAGCAACAGCTCTTTCTTTGAAAACTCTATCTTTCCATGGGGATTAGCAGATTGTAGTTCAACAGAGAAAGAGGCCCAAAACCAACTGATAGGAAGCCAACAGGAAGAAGTGAAGTGGCCTGAACTTATTCATAATCCGTTGCTAATGGCTACTGCTTTACAAAATCAAAACCAGCAATCTTTATACAATGAGATAAAATCAGAAGCACATTTCTTAACCGAAAATTCGAGCGGTATGTGGGGTCAGAACCAGCAGCAGCAACAAGAACCTTTCCAAACTTCTAATATATGCCCTAAGGATATCCAAAGACTTACAGCAGCATATGGACATATTTAG
- the LOC8270834 gene encoding cytochrome P450 709B2 isoform X2 — protein MAANQTVLDHHSNDIVQRVLPQYHKWSPLYGETILYWHGTRPVICITDPELAKQILSNKFGFYAKPDLSPAILALTGNGVAVVNGLEWVRRRRIVNPAFSVDKIKVMVKSMATCIVSMLDEWENQASAAEDQCKKIEMKAEFLKLTADIIAHTAFGSSYAQGKEAFEGQNELQHYSAASTLNLFIPGSHYLPTPSNLQLWKLDRRVRNSLRAIINGRLNSSTSDCSYGDDLLGLLMGASENAEKKDGPKLNMDEIVEECKTFFFAGHETSSNLLTWTLFLLSLHQDWQTRLREEVLKECRMEIPDSDMLGRLKLVNMVLLEALRLYCPVVDMYRQASKDMKLGNLMIPKDAWITIPLAKIHRSKEHWGEDANEFNPIRFANGISKAAKHPNAFLAFGIGPRTCIGQNFGMLEAKAVLAMILQRFSFTLSPEYKHAPINNLALQPQYGLPIVIKPLLA, from the exons GAGAAACAATTCTGTATTGGCATGGAACGAGGCCAGTAATTTGCATAACAGACCCTGAGCTGGCCAAGcaaattttatcaaacaagTTTGGCTTCTATGCAAAACCAGATCTGAGTCCTGCAATACTAGCATTGACAGGTAATGGAGTAGCTGTAGTGAATGGACTGGAATGGGTTAGGCGCAGAAGGATTGTCAATCCTGCTTTCTCAGTGGACAAGATCAAG GTTATGGTAAAGAGCATGGCCACATGTATCGTATCCATGCTTGATGAATGGGAAAACCAGGCCAGTGCAGCTGAGGACCAATGTAAAAAGATAGAAATGAAAGCAGAATTTCTAAAGCTTACTGCTGATATAATAGCCCATACGGCATTTGGTAGCAGCTATGCTCAAGGTAAAGAAGCCTTTGAAGGACAAAATGAGCTTCAGCACTATTCCGCAGCTTCCACCCTGAATCTTTTCATACCCGGCAGCCA TTATCTTCCAACTCCGTCAAACCTTCAGCTATGGAAGCTAGACAGAAGAGTAAGGAATTCTCTAAGGGCCATTATAAACGGTAGATTGAATTCTAGTACTTCAGATTGCAGTTATGGAGACGATCTACTTGGTTTGCTGATGGGAGCCTCAGAAAATGCTGAAAAGAAAGATGGCCCCAAGTTAAACATGGATGAAATTGTGGAGGAGTGCAAAACATTCTTTTTTGCGGGGCATGAAACCTCATCAAATCTGCTAACTTGGACTCTCTTCTTGTTGAGCTTACATCAAGATTGGCAAACAAGATTAAGAGAAGAGGTGTTGAAAGAATGCAGGATGGAAATTCCTGATTCAGACATGTTGGGCAGGTTAAAGCTA GTAAACATGGTTCTGCTCGAGGCATTGAGATTGTACTGTCCGGTGGTAGATATGTACAGACAAGCCTCAAAGGACATGAAACTGGGAAATTTGATGATTCCAAAGGATGCATGGATAACAATTCCCCTTGCAAAGATTCATAGGAGCAAAGAACATTGGGGAGAGGACGCAAACGAATTCAATCCAATAAGGTTCGCAAACGGGATATCCAAGGCCGCAAAACACCCAAATGCTTTTCTTGCCTTCGGAATAGGTCCAAGAACTTGCATAGGTCAGAACTTCGGTATGCTGGAAGCAAAAGCTGTCCTTGCAATGATTCTTCAGAGGTTTTCCTTTACCCTTTCCCCTGAGTATAAACATGCTCCGATCAACAACCTTGCTTTGCAGCCACAATATGGCCTCCCCATTGTTATCAAGCCTTTGCTCGCATAG